A genomic segment from uncultured Alistipes sp. encodes:
- a CDS encoding family 43 glycosylhydrolase, whose protein sequence is MKKIHLIVGLGILMVLLCACGGESSDSVPEPEGPDPAPKPYLSILPSTKTVGSAAGEFSITVSCNTAWQAESLCSWISLSESEGDKGGSVTIHYETSSETSRSGEVMFSAEGVEPVKLRVTQGDKTFTNPLGGVPDPWIIQHDGWYYLCKAHGDGINISRSKQLSVLNSTQTIWSAPRDENGIKPWNTSHVWAPELHRVDGKWYIYYTAGRPSSEIGGHYYKQRSGVLRARSDDPFGEWEDMGMLYTGDSYTEGGPISADNTAYAIDLTVFELNGQLYAVWSGAPSTTDDSNQSLYIARMSDPCTISSNRVCISQPDQPWEQISSRINEGPAILRRNGKIFVVYSCNGSWTKYYRLGYIVLDETKDPMDPANWTKSPAAVFYRCDDTADRDGVNGVGHCSFTKSPDGTEDWIVYHVKNRNDNSYTTGRSTFIQRFGWNADGTPNFGSPVGWGEPVVVPSGEE, encoded by the coding sequence ATGAAAAAAATTCATTTGATAGTCGGACTCGGAATACTGATGGTTCTCCTCTGCGCCTGCGGAGGAGAATCATCGGACTCCGTGCCGGAACCCGAAGGACCCGATCCGGCTCCCAAGCCCTATCTGAGTATCCTCCCCTCGACCAAAACCGTAGGCTCCGCAGCTGGAGAATTCTCGATCACGGTAAGCTGCAACACCGCCTGGCAGGCTGAATCGCTCTGTTCATGGATCAGTCTTTCCGAAAGCGAAGGCGACAAAGGCGGTTCCGTGACGATCCATTACGAAACAAGTTCGGAAACCTCCCGTTCGGGCGAAGTGATGTTCAGCGCCGAAGGCGTCGAGCCGGTGAAGCTGCGGGTGACACAGGGCGACAAGACTTTCACCAATCCGCTCGGCGGAGTTCCCGACCCGTGGATCATCCAGCACGACGGATGGTATTACCTCTGCAAAGCACACGGTGACGGGATCAATATCTCCCGCTCCAAGCAACTCTCCGTGCTGAACTCGACGCAGACCATTTGGTCGGCACCCCGGGATGAAAATGGAATCAAGCCTTGGAACACCTCGCACGTCTGGGCCCCCGAGTTGCACCGTGTGGACGGGAAATGGTACATCTACTACACGGCCGGACGGCCGTCCTCCGAAATTGGAGGACACTATTACAAACAGCGGAGCGGCGTCCTGCGTGCACGGTCCGATGACCCATTCGGAGAGTGGGAAGACATGGGAATGCTCTACACCGGAGATTCCTATACTGAAGGCGGTCCCATTTCCGCGGACAATACCGCCTATGCGATCGACTTGACCGTATTCGAACTGAACGGACAGCTCTATGCCGTATGGTCAGGAGCTCCGTCCACGACCGATGACAGTAACCAGAGCCTCTATATCGCCCGGATGAGCGACCCCTGCACAATATCCTCCAACCGGGTCTGCATCTCCCAACCCGACCAACCCTGGGAGCAGATCTCCTCACGGATCAACGAGGGACCCGCCATTCTCAGACGCAACGGCAAGATCTTCGTGGTCTACTCCTGCAACGGTTCCTGGACGAAATACTATCGGTTGGGATATATCGTTCTTGATGAAACGAAAGACCCCATGGATCCCGCAAACTGGACCAAATCCCCAGCAGCCGTCTTCTATCGCTGTGACGATACGGCTGACCGCGACGGAGTAAACGGAGTCGGACACTGCAGCTTCACGAAATCCCCGGACGGCACGGAGGACTGGATCGTCTATCACGTTAAGAACCGTAACGACAACTCCTACACGACCGGACGTTCGACCTTCATTCAACGCTTTGGATGGAATGCTGACGGTACGCCGAATTTCGGCTCGCCGGTCGGCTGGGGAGAGCCCGTCGTGGTACCATCGGGCGAAGAGTAA
- a CDS encoding SUMF1/EgtB/PvdO family nonheme iron enzyme, which translates to MKSIIKLLVLSAALLPCAFTSCKDVEIVEPSVQVTTLDFSSIRTNTAIGSGYITRGDVARLTERGICWSTMTAPTIADNKAISTDDAARHDFSVQLTGLSANTLYYARAYVSDGSAVHYGNEIAFTTKDQPGEAWCLIEEITEITASAATVSMTMASDGNNEIAEIGICFTAVADSDVEDVKDDPNVPNVEDDEVRSINGGRDFTVELTDLTQNTLYYVKPFIRTEAGEVTYGDKVEFRTTNFIISLETWPGYKTCYFFGETIANETDPTTERGFAWGENPEPTLENASSKIVSGTNGQFNLLTGGLEKGKTYYVRAYAKNSSGTYYGEEMSFTTKTGNVLPGITLEDMVLVEAGTFQMGYPQSATVPSMIDSRTLNSETVHTVTLTKDFYMNKYETTNEQMCVFLNVYPLNGNSSKIYNTAFYNSAGRTFSFKSPSEAGSHVPQTGYEKAPTANITYTCAYEYCRWLSAELGVEVRLPTEAEWEFAAQGGNKSQGYIYSGSNDPDEVGVYNGQNPMPVGSLKPNELGIYDMSGNVFEVCADAYSHTFYQEGAVDPCNRDNNLPGSTRCIRGGSYRHSSHADPTKDYQVIRRRGNNSSGTSAGNHFGMRIVMSKLPQSLD; encoded by the coding sequence ATGAAATCCATCATAAAATTACTGGTACTTTCGGCGGCGTTGCTTCCCTGCGCGTTTACCTCCTGCAAGGATGTGGAGATCGTCGAACCATCCGTACAGGTCACCACACTCGATTTCTCCTCCATCCGCACCAACACGGCCATCGGCAGCGGCTACATCACCCGGGGTGATGTGGCCAGGCTTACGGAACGGGGCATCTGCTGGAGCACGATGACCGCCCCGACCATCGCGGACAACAAGGCCATATCGACTGACGATGCCGCCCGGCACGACTTCTCCGTCCAACTCACCGGACTGTCGGCCAATACGCTCTACTATGCCCGCGCCTATGTCAGCGACGGATCGGCAGTGCACTACGGCAACGAAATAGCCTTTACGACCAAGGACCAGCCCGGAGAAGCCTGGTGTCTGATCGAAGAGATCACCGAAATCACCGCCTCCGCCGCGACCGTCAGCATGACGATGGCTTCGGATGGCAACAACGAAATCGCCGAAATCGGAATCTGCTTCACTGCGGTGGCGGATTCGGACGTCGAGGACGTCAAGGACGATCCGAACGTCCCGAACGTTGAGGACGATGAGGTCCGCTCCATCAACGGAGGTCGCGATTTCACGGTCGAACTCACCGACCTGACGCAGAACACCCTCTATTACGTCAAACCTTTCATCAGAACCGAAGCCGGGGAGGTCACCTACGGAGACAAAGTTGAGTTCCGGACCACCAACTTCATCATCTCGCTGGAAACATGGCCCGGATATAAAACCTGCTACTTCTTCGGCGAAACGATCGCCAACGAGACGGACCCCACCACCGAACGCGGATTCGCTTGGGGCGAGAACCCTGAGCCCACGCTGGAAAATGCATCGTCCAAGATCGTCAGCGGCACCAACGGGCAGTTCAACCTGTTGACCGGCGGATTGGAGAAAGGCAAGACCTATTACGTCCGGGCATATGCCAAAAACTCCTCCGGCACCTACTATGGCGAGGAGATGTCCTTCACGACCAAAACTGGAAATGTCCTGCCGGGTATCACACTCGAAGACATGGTCCTCGTCGAAGCCGGAACATTCCAGATGGGATACCCCCAGTCAGCGACCGTTCCCAGTATGATCGACAGTCGGACGCTCAACTCTGAAACGGTCCATACGGTAACTCTGACCAAGGATTTCTACATGAACAAGTATGAGACTACGAACGAGCAGATGTGCGTCTTCCTGAACGTATATCCTCTGAACGGCAACTCCAGCAAGATTTACAACACGGCTTTCTACAACAGTGCGGGCCGAACCTTCTCGTTCAAAAGCCCGTCCGAAGCCGGTTCGCACGTTCCCCAAACAGGATATGAGAAGGCCCCAACGGCCAACATCACCTACACGTGCGCTTACGAGTATTGCCGTTGGCTCTCGGCCGAACTGGGCGTAGAGGTCCGGCTACCGACCGAAGCCGAATGGGAATTTGCAGCACAGGGCGGTAACAAAAGCCAGGGATATATCTACAGCGGAAGCAACGATCCCGACGAGGTGGGCGTCTATAACGGCCAGAATCCCATGCCTGTAGGAAGTCTGAAACCCAACGAACTGGGAATCTATGACATGTCGGGTAACGTGTTCGAAGTCTGCGCAGACGCTTACTCCCATACCTTCTATCAGGAAGGAGCCGTCGATCCATGCAACCGAGACAACAACCTGCCCGGATCCACTCGTTGCATCCGCGGTGGCAGTTATCGTCACAGCAGCCACGCCGATCCGACGAAAGACTATCAGGTCATCAGACGCCGCGGAAACAACAGCTCCGGAACATCTGCCGGCAACCACTTCGGAATGCGGATCGTCATGTCCAAACTTCCCCAATCTCTCGATTAG
- a CDS encoding SDR family oxidoreductase — MSNLEGKVAIVTGGGGVLGGNISESLVKAGVKVVILDIRQENIDKRVAQLSPFGEIEGLVCNVLDPESLNAVKEKLLERWKTIDILVNAAGGNLPGATLREDQNVFDMKIEDLNRVIDLNMYGSVYPCLVFGKVMAEQGHGSIINVSSMATYSAITRVLGYSMAKSAINIFTQWMAMEMALKFGDKIRVNAIAPGFFIGDQNRAILINPDGSYTERSKKVMAHTPMGRFGDISELNGIVKFLCSDEASFITGAIIPVDGGFSSFSAV; from the coding sequence ATGAGTAATTTGGAAGGCAAGGTTGCCATCGTTACCGGTGGCGGCGGCGTATTGGGAGGCAATATCTCCGAAAGTCTGGTCAAGGCCGGGGTCAAGGTCGTCATCCTCGACATCCGACAGGAGAACATCGACAAACGTGTAGCTCAACTCTCTCCGTTCGGAGAGATCGAAGGGCTGGTCTGCAACGTTCTCGATCCCGAAAGTCTGAACGCCGTGAAGGAGAAGCTTCTCGAACGTTGGAAAACCATCGATATCCTGGTGAATGCCGCCGGAGGGAACCTCCCCGGCGCCACCCTGCGCGAAGACCAGAACGTCTTCGACATGAAGATCGAAGACCTGAACCGGGTGATCGACCTGAACATGTACGGTTCGGTATATCCCTGCCTGGTATTCGGGAAGGTAATGGCCGAGCAGGGGCACGGTTCGATCATCAACGTCTCCTCGATGGCCACCTACTCGGCCATTACGCGCGTGTTGGGCTACTCGATGGCCAAGAGCGCTATCAACATCTTCACGCAGTGGATGGCCATGGAGATGGCCCTCAAGTTCGGTGACAAGATCCGGGTCAACGCCATCGCTCCGGGGTTCTTCATCGGCGATCAGAACCGGGCCATACTCATCAACCCCGACGGATCGTACACCGAGCGCAGCAAGAAGGTCATGGCCCATACGCCCATGGGACGTTTCGGAGACATCTCCGAACTGAACGGGATCGTCAAATTCCTCTGCTCGGACGAGGCCAGCTTCATTACCGGTGCGATCATCCCCGTAGACGGAGGTTTCAGTTCCTTTAGTGCCGTGTAA
- a CDS encoding RagB/SusD family nutrient uptake outer membrane protein, translating to MKKIIYISLISLLCLPMYSCLDASSLMDKEDVGDLYEDDVFTSGTYARYFVNDIYYNIISNGYDVSGWGGAYMDCATDNGEARPLTAAAHRYNTGNWNAADNPLGFIWTNSYAEIRACNKFLENWHMIEEESGITTRHDIEYMYAQVIFLRAYFYSELLRAFGGVPLIENTLTMDDPELKAPRDTFETILEFICEECDTAAELFKNLRAEDATRYGLYGNNFGRANEGAAKALKAKVLLMAASPLFNRPDDSPQKYDSGDPNVALWRYPDYDPERWNRAAQALKDVIDLGFYDLYRAKSGTKTAYETLFCVRAPIEEAIFSYLRGPSIDIYYNNLPFDFMLVRGKGTPVCYNLPTHDLVMAYEMENGMLPEQEGSGYRPLNPFAGRDPRLNATIWHDESVFCNIRFDTWHREVTSEKSDGKHYITGYARTGYFLRKYMDPDLDPSATTAPTLPNSYHLIRYADILLMYAEALNEYSGPEGAAWSEIKWAIDQVRSRAEMPGIEETFRNRGWNIDQPNVRKFIQSERRVEFAFEEQRFWDIRRWMIGKETQLEAHEMDITLLDDDRTKIYESRKFEDRVFEDKMNLMPIPQSEINKNPNLIQNWGWAPKQVN from the coding sequence ATGAAAAAGATTATTTATATATCGCTCATATCACTGTTGTGTCTGCCGATGTATTCGTGTCTGGACGCCTCGTCGCTGATGGACAAGGAAGATGTGGGAGACCTCTATGAAGACGACGTGTTTACCAGCGGAACCTACGCCCGCTACTTCGTCAACGACATCTACTACAACATCATCTCCAACGGATACGACGTCTCGGGGTGGGGGGGGGCGTACATGGACTGCGCCACCGACAACGGCGAGGCCCGTCCGCTCACCGCTGCAGCGCACCGTTACAACACCGGAAACTGGAATGCCGCAGACAACCCCCTGGGTTTTATCTGGACCAATTCCTACGCCGAAATTCGTGCTTGCAACAAGTTCCTGGAGAACTGGCACATGATCGAGGAGGAATCGGGAATCACCACACGCCATGACATCGAATATATGTACGCCCAGGTCATCTTCCTGCGCGCCTATTTCTACTCCGAACTGCTCCGGGCATTCGGCGGCGTGCCGCTCATCGAGAATACGCTTACCATGGACGACCCCGAACTGAAAGCCCCGCGCGACACCTTCGAAACAATTCTCGAATTCATCTGTGAGGAATGTGACACTGCGGCCGAGTTGTTCAAGAATCTCCGCGCCGAGGATGCCACCCGCTACGGCCTTTACGGAAACAACTTCGGACGAGCCAACGAAGGCGCAGCCAAGGCTCTGAAGGCCAAAGTGCTGCTGATGGCCGCCAGTCCGCTCTTCAACCGACCGGACGATTCGCCTCAGAAATATGACTCCGGAGACCCCAATGTCGCCCTGTGGCGCTATCCCGATTACGATCCGGAACGGTGGAACCGGGCAGCACAGGCGCTCAAGGATGTCATCGACTTGGGATTCTACGACCTCTACCGCGCCAAATCCGGCACCAAGACGGCTTACGAAACGCTCTTCTGTGTCCGTGCTCCGATCGAGGAGGCGATCTTCTCCTACCTGCGCGGTCCCAGTATCGACATTTACTACAACAACCTGCCGTTCGACTTCATGCTGGTCCGCGGAAAAGGAACGCCGGTCTGCTACAACCTGCCCACGCACGATCTGGTGATGGCCTACGAAATGGAGAACGGTATGCTGCCCGAACAGGAGGGATCGGGATACCGCCCGCTCAACCCCTTCGCCGGACGTGACCCGCGGCTCAACGCAACGATCTGGCACGACGAGTCGGTCTTCTGCAACATCCGTTTCGACACCTGGCACCGGGAGGTTACCTCCGAGAAATCGGACGGCAAACATTACATCACCGGTTATGCCCGCACGGGATATTTCCTGCGCAAGTACATGGATCCAGACCTCGACCCGTCGGCAACAACCGCTCCTACCCTGCCGAACTCCTATCACCTGATCCGTTACGCCGACATTCTGCTGATGTATGCCGAGGCTTTGAACGAATACTCCGGACCGGAAGGTGCAGCATGGTCGGAAATCAAATGGGCAATCGATCAGGTACGCTCCCGGGCCGAAATGCCGGGAATCGAAGAGACGTTCCGGAATCGAGGTTGGAACATCGATCAGCCCAATGTCCGCAAGTTTATCCAGAGCGAACGCCGGGTAGAGTTCGCATTCGAAGAGCAGCGCTTCTGGGATATCCGCCGCTGGATGATCGGCAAGGAGACCCAACTGGAAGCGCACGAAATGGACATCACGCTTCTGGACGACGACCGGACCAAAATCTACGAGTCGCGCAAGTTCGAAGACCGCGTCTTCGAAGACAAAATGAACCTTATGCCCATTCCGCAATCGGAGATCAACAAGAACCCCAACCTCATACAAAACTGGGGATGGGCTCCGAAACAAGTCAACTAA
- a CDS encoding glycosyl hydrolase 115 family protein, whose translation MKKFLILTACMFGLCSPGVQAQIKLTEKSSGRDVFRLSVPKRQTVIRYDANDATVVGTTARLLAEDLERVTGRAANLATGDEIVRNADVIIAGTIGKSETIDRLITRGKIRVDSITGGWERYQIQIVKEPLPGISRALIVAGSDRRGTAYGLLALSEAIGVSPWYWWADVPARPQSSIYLEVPVTISKTPSVKYRGVFINDEDWGLLPWARHTFDPERGNIGPKTYAKVCELLLRLKANYLCPAMHEASTAFNKIPENKMVADSFAIVMGSVHCEPLLFNNASEWDRKTMGEWDYVKNKEGINRVLRQRVRENAPYENVYTLALRGLHDRAMAGSNNMKERVRQLEGALQDQRQILVDEIGKPAEEIPQAFTPYKEVLEVYSGGLSLPEDVTIIWPDDNYGYMKRLSGEQERKRSGRSGVYYHASYLGKPHDYLWMSSTSPALMYEELRKAYEATADRIWLLNAGDIKSCEPAVDLFLAMAYDIDRFDYANTADYQAGMLARIFGEEYYDRFRDITATFYDLAFQRKPELMGWGYQWATDKHGRERTTDTDFSCANYGELDRRIADYNRIGQDAERIYNELTEAEKPAFYQLLYYPVRASEQLNKMILKGQRNRWYALQGRAATNPLREEVRAHYDSLQRLTADYNRLLNGKWNRIMTTRQGFACSYYELPRLDSIRLLAGADPAIWVEGEDVLRGSRSFHALPTFNPYTRRTYRVEVFNRGDAPFEWRAATSNDWIRLSNTSGTVSTQQALDVDIDWNRAPVGDRILGTIEITAGARHETVLVSLFNPASPTPETLQGLYVEDNGCVSIPAAGFHRKVENEQIRMTLIRNLGYEKEAVLIGDPLGRKQRTGGRNTPRLEYDFYSFSSGSVDVYTYMLPTFPLSADQTFAHETSSTETKYGVAIDEGPVMNPTTSSFEYAQAWYENVLKNCAVKKTTLHIDRPGKHTVKILCGDPGLVIQKIVLDFGGMKRSYAGPPSTQSAQ comes from the coding sequence ATGAAAAAATTTCTGATACTGACCGCCTGCATGTTCGGGCTTTGCAGCCCGGGCGTGCAGGCGCAAATCAAACTCACAGAGAAAAGTTCCGGACGGGACGTTTTCCGGCTCTCCGTTCCGAAGCGTCAGACCGTAATCCGTTACGATGCGAACGATGCCACGGTCGTCGGAACGACCGCCCGGCTACTGGCCGAGGACCTCGAACGGGTGACCGGACGCGCCGCGAACCTCGCAACCGGAGATGAAATCGTGCGGAATGCCGATGTAATCATCGCCGGAACCATCGGCAAAAGCGAGACAATCGACCGATTGATCACCCGGGGAAAAATCCGGGTAGACTCGATAACGGGAGGCTGGGAACGCTATCAGATTCAAATCGTCAAGGAACCGCTTCCGGGCATATCCCGGGCACTGATCGTCGCCGGAAGCGACCGACGGGGAACCGCCTACGGACTGCTTGCCCTTTCGGAAGCCATCGGTGTCAGTCCCTGGTACTGGTGGGCCGACGTCCCGGCCAGACCGCAAAGTTCCATCTATCTGGAAGTTCCGGTCACGATCTCGAAAACTCCGTCGGTGAAGTATCGGGGCGTCTTCATCAACGACGAAGACTGGGGGTTGCTGCCGTGGGCCCGGCACACCTTCGACCCCGAACGGGGAAACATCGGCCCGAAAACCTATGCCAAGGTGTGCGAACTCCTGCTGCGGCTGAAAGCCAATTATCTCTGCCCGGCCATGCACGAGGCCTCCACGGCCTTCAACAAGATTCCCGAAAACAAGATGGTCGCCGATTCGTTCGCCATCGTCATGGGGTCGGTCCACTGCGAGCCGCTGCTCTTCAACAATGCGAGCGAGTGGGATCGCAAGACGATGGGTGAATGGGACTACGTGAAAAACAAGGAGGGGATCAACCGGGTTCTGCGGCAGCGGGTTCGGGAAAACGCCCCCTATGAGAATGTCTACACGTTGGCGCTGCGCGGACTCCACGACCGGGCCATGGCCGGAAGCAACAACATGAAGGAGCGCGTCCGACAACTCGAAGGCGCCCTGCAGGACCAGCGGCAGATCCTCGTCGACGAGATCGGGAAACCCGCCGAAGAGATTCCCCAGGCATTTACGCCCTACAAGGAGGTACTGGAGGTATACTCCGGAGGTCTCAGCCTGCCCGAGGATGTCACAATCATCTGGCCGGACGACAACTACGGTTACATGAAACGGTTGAGCGGCGAACAGGAACGGAAACGGTCCGGACGTTCCGGCGTCTACTACCACGCCTCCTATCTCGGCAAGCCCCACGATTACCTGTGGATGTCGTCGACCTCCCCAGCGCTGATGTACGAGGAACTCCGCAAGGCTTACGAAGCCACGGCCGACCGGATCTGGTTGCTGAATGCCGGTGACATCAAGTCCTGCGAACCGGCCGTCGACCTCTTCCTGGCCATGGCTTACGATATAGACCGTTTCGACTATGCCAATACGGCCGACTATCAGGCCGGAATGCTTGCCCGCATCTTCGGAGAGGAGTATTACGACCGGTTCCGCGACATCACCGCGACCTTCTACGATCTGGCTTTCCAGCGGAAACCCGAACTCATGGGATGGGGCTACCAGTGGGCCACCGACAAGCACGGCCGTGAACGCACGACCGACACCGATTTCTCGTGCGCCAACTATGGAGAGCTCGACCGCCGGATTGCCGATTACAACCGAATCGGGCAGGATGCCGAACGGATCTACAACGAACTGACTGAAGCGGAGAAGCCCGCATTCTACCAACTGCTCTACTACCCGGTTCGGGCGAGCGAGCAACTCAACAAGATGATCCTCAAAGGGCAGCGCAACCGTTGGTATGCCCTGCAGGGACGCGCCGCCACCAATCCGCTGCGCGAGGAGGTCCGGGCGCACTACGACTCGCTGCAACGGCTCACGGCCGATTATAACCGGCTGCTAAACGGCAAATGGAACCGCATCATGACGACCCGGCAAGGTTTTGCCTGCTCCTACTACGAGTTGCCGAGGCTGGATTCCATCCGGCTCCTGGCCGGAGCCGATCCGGCAATCTGGGTCGAAGGAGAGGATGTGCTCCGGGGCAGCCGCAGTTTCCATGCCCTGCCGACATTCAACCCCTACACGCGCCGCACGTACCGGGTCGAAGTTTTCAACAGGGGCGATGCACCTTTCGAATGGCGGGCGGCAACATCGAATGACTGGATTCGTCTTAGCAATACCTCCGGAACGGTATCCACGCAGCAGGCTCTCGATGTCGACATCGACTGGAACCGTGCGCCTGTCGGAGACCGGATTCTGGGAACAATCGAGATCACAGCCGGGGCGCGGCACGAAACGGTACTCGTATCGCTCTTCAACCCCGCTTCGCCCACTCCCGAAACGCTTCAAGGTCTCTACGTGGAGGATAACGGCTGCGTTTCGATTCCGGCTGCGGGATTCCACCGCAAGGTCGAAAACGAGCAGATCCGGATGACACTCATCCGAAACCTCGGATACGAAAAGGAGGCCGTTCTGATCGGAGATCCCCTGGGCCGGAAGCAACGTACCGGAGGGCGCAATACGCCTCGGCTGGAGTATGATTTCTACAGTTTCAGCAGCGGATCGGTGGACGTCTACACCTACATGCTCCCCACCTTCCCGCTGAGTGCCGACCAGACCTTCGCCCACGAAACCTCGTCGACCGAAACCAAATACGGCGTGGCAATCGACGAAGGACCGGTCATGAACCCCACAACCTCCTCGTTCGAATATGCGCAGGCCTGGTATGAGAACGTTCTGAAGAACTGTGCCGTCAAGAAGACCACACTCCACATCGACCGTCCCGGAAAACACACCGTCAAGATCCTCTGCGGGGACCCCGGACTGGTCATTCAGAAGATCGTCCTCGACTTCGGCGGCATGAAGCGCTCCTATGCAGGTCCGCCTTCGACCCAGTCCGCTCAATAA
- a CDS encoding family 43 glycosylhydrolase, with the protein MNITRKYLIIGLFCLFAGGLRAQNSYTNPVLNHDMPDPTVIQTKEGEFYLYATENHGYSIPIARSFDLVNWEIIGAAFTRETRPSFEPKGGLWAPDINYLKGKYLLYYSMSYWGGNETCGIGVATADSPQGPFRDHGALFRSNEIGVTNSIDPEFVREKGRNYLIWGSFWGIYAIELSRDGLSVKPGCTPKQIAGRAFEASYIHKRNGFYYLFASIGSCCEGLNSTYTTVVGRSRNLLGPYTDKSGKRMLDNACEIVMKRSDRFIGPGHNSDIITDKAGDDWLLYHAVDAQNPRGRKLLLDKIRWVDDWPTVQDGHPSETPQPTPLF; encoded by the coding sequence ATGAATATCACAAGAAAATACCTGATTATCGGCTTGTTCTGTCTGTTTGCAGGTGGATTGCGGGCACAAAACAGCTACACCAATCCGGTGCTGAACCACGACATGCCCGACCCCACGGTCATCCAGACGAAGGAGGGTGAATTCTATCTCTATGCCACGGAGAATCACGGATACAGCATCCCGATCGCCCGTTCGTTCGATCTGGTGAACTGGGAGATCATCGGAGCTGCCTTTACCCGTGAAACACGCCCCTCGTTCGAGCCCAAAGGCGGACTCTGGGCCCCGGACATCAACTACCTGAAGGGCAAATATCTGCTCTACTACTCGATGTCCTACTGGGGCGGAAACGAAACCTGTGGGATCGGAGTGGCCACTGCCGATTCGCCCCAAGGTCCGTTCCGCGATCACGGAGCGCTGTTCCGCAGCAACGAGATCGGAGTAACAAACTCCATCGATCCGGAGTTCGTCCGGGAGAAAGGTCGCAACTACCTCATCTGGGGCAGTTTCTGGGGAATCTACGCCATAGAGCTCTCCAGAGACGGACTCTCGGTGAAACCGGGCTGCACGCCGAAACAGATTGCAGGCAGGGCTTTCGAGGCCTCCTACATCCACAAACGGAACGGATTCTACTATCTCTTCGCCTCGATCGGCTCCTGCTGCGAGGGGCTCAACAGCACCTACACCACGGTGGTCGGACGCTCCCGAAACCTGCTGGGGCCCTACACCGACAAATCCGGGAAGCGGATGCTCGACAACGCCTGCGAAATCGTCATGAAACGCAGCGACCGTTTCATCGGACCCGGGCACAACTCCGACATTATCACCGACAAGGCCGGGGATGACTGGCTTCTCTACCATGCTGTCGACGCTCAAAATCCCCGGGGGCGGAAACTGCTCCTGGACAAAATCCGTTGGGTCGACGACTGGCCGACCGTTCAGGACGGTCATCCGTCAGAAACCCCACAGCCGACACCCCTATTCTGA